The DNA region AAAGCGCCGCCCGAATGCGGGAGGATGAGATCGGCTCGTCACCCTCATCGGTCAAGGACAGGGTATCCACGGCAAAACCATGCCGCTGCCCCGCTTCCTTGAGGAAGTTGGGGGTGCCGCGGCGCTGCCGGCCGAAATGGAAGTCTGACCCGACGATAACTCCGCTGGCGCCCAGCGCATCGACGAGAAAGCGCTGCACGAAATCTTCCGCCTCGATCTGCGAGAAATCGCGCGTAAAGGGCAGGATGACGATCCCATCGAGTCCGAAGGCTTCGGCAAGCTTGGCCTTTTCGTTGCCTTCGGTCAGGCGGAACATGAATGGACTGGGCGCGAAGACATCGCGCGGGTGCGGCTCGAAAGTCAGCACCACCGCAGGAACACCAGCAGCACTGGCGCGGGCTTTCAGGGTCTCGACCACGCTCTGATGGCCCCGATGGAAACCGTCGAAATTGCCAATGGCAACGAAGGCACCACGCATTTGAGCGGGCACTTTTTCCAGGTCCAAGAGACGGAGAAAGTCGCTCACGCGCTCACCAGGCCAGCCGAGGCAGAAAGCCGGCCATGTGGGCGCGGCTGGGCGCCACCAGATCGGCAATTGCCTGGGGATCAGGCTTGCCGAAAGCATCCAACTCGGCAGCGTGGATCGAGCCGGTGACGAACAGCAAGTCCATGCCGAACTGGGCAGCACCAGTGGCATCTGTGCGCACGCTGTCGCCAATGGCCAGCAAGCGCGACTTGTCGAGTGGCTTGCCTGCCGCTTCCTGCGCCAGGCGATAGGCCTCTTCATAGATGGGCTGGTAGGGCTTGCCCGCCATGTGCACCATGCCGCCCATGGCAGCATAAAGATCGCCCAGCGCGCCGCCACAATAGATGATCTTGTCGCCATGCTCCACGACCCGGTCGGGATTGGCGCAGATCATGGGCAGCTTGCGGTCCAGCCACAGCCTGGCGCGTTCCCGGTAGGTCTCGGGCGTGTCGTCATCGGTGTCGAGATCGGTGACGACTACGACTTCGGCTTCGTCGGCGCCGGTGCGGCGCACACCCAGGCCCTCGTAAAGCGCGTCGTCTTCAGTGGGCGGGCCGACATGGTGGATGGCGCGGCCGCGATACTTGGCGATCATGGTGCGGGTAGCATCGCCCGAAGAAACAATGCCGTCATAGGCAGTGCGTGGCACGCCGAGACGGTCAAGCATATCCACGATGGGACCTGATGGTCGAGGGGCATTGGTGATCAGCACCACGACGCCGCCCGCCTTGCGGAACTCCACCAGCGCTTCGACAGCGGTGGGAAACGCCTCCAAGCCATTATGCACCACGCCCCAGACATCGCTCAGCACTGCATCATAGCGTCCGGCAAGGTCGGAGAGACCTGAGATCGAGGGAAGCGCTGCAGTCATTGGACCATCCGTTGCGTGAAGCCTGCCTGACCTATGTGGCAGCTTGCCCTGCCGGATCAAGGGGAAAGCGCGAAAGGCAGCCCTGCCCGCCGCGAGGCACTGCTAGGCCTCAACGCGCCGCAGTTGCGGAACCGCTTCCAGAAACAGATCGGGACGGATCGGACCTGGCGGGGCGATGTGGGGTCCTTGGGCCAAAGTGATACCATCATCGATGAGCTCGACGATCTGCCCCTCTCCGGAAATGCCGGTTCCCACCAGCTTGACCTCGAATCGCGCGAGGTAACCGGCGATGTCGGATGCATGAAAATCGGTGAACGCCTCGGGGGTGGCGATGAAGCTGGCGGCGTCGATCCTGAGCGACTGCACGCCCTGGGCTGCTAACTCCGCGACATTGACCCGCAGCGTGGTGATCCGATCGATCGAAAAGCGTGCCCCTTTCTTGGCAATAGAATCGGCGATGGCGCGCTCTGCTGTCGTGAACTCGGTCCACTCCCGCTCGGGCACTAGGAAGATAAGGCTAGATGCGATCGCGCGGTTGGCTTCCAGAGAAGCCATCACCTGCTCGGCGCTTGCCTTCTCGCTCAGCGAGGCGCGTGTAAGGGGTATATAGAAGCTGACCGCCTTGCCGGCAGATCGGGCGCGACGGGCCAGGGTGACGGCCTCGACCAAGGCTACACCTTCCACGAGAGAGACAAGATCGACAGCACCTCGGCGCGGCAGGAAATCGGCGGCCTCGGCCAGATCCCCATCTTCGAGCATCAGCCGCGGCACCAGCTCGTAGGCTTGCGTCCGGCGTTGCGGCAAACTCACCAGGGGCTGGATATGGTAGATCAGCCGGTTCTGCGCGAGCGCCTGCCGAAGCGCCTCGGTAGAGATGATTGGCTCGCGCTCTGGCACCGGCGGCACCAAGACCGATGTGTGGACCGCATGGGCGCCGCCACGGGCCGGCTGAGTGACCTTTTCTTCCATTTCCGCAACCGCCTCGGCAACCTGACGGATCACTGTACCAAGCACGGAAATGTCGGCCTCGACGCCCTCGAGGCGGGAGCCCGCATTGATGTCGCTCAGCGCATTGATTCGCTGGCCGAGCACGGCGCCCGCCTGCGCGTCAGTCGCCAAAAGGCGCGACAGATCTTCAATGGCCTTTTCCAGGCGGGCTTCGGCGCGCTGGCGCAGCGTGCGTTCCAGGAGAACGAAACACACGCAGCCAAACACAATGGCGCACAGGATCGATTCGGCAGGCGTGAAAGTCAGCCCGAAATAGGCGGTGGCGCCAATCGCCGCGGCGGCCAAGCCAATAAGAGTGTAGACCAGTGCCTGCACAGGAAGACGGGAGCCCCTCGGTCTGCCGGGATTCGGCTCCTAGGACATAGCATTGCCGGGCGGGCGGCAAAAGCGCCTGCCCGCAGGAGTGCCCATCTATCGCTTAGGTGGCCAGTTTGTCCCAGTCGCGGGAAAACAGCTTTCTGTAGAGCACCAGCTTGGCGGCGCCGGTGGCGGCAGCTGACGGTCCAAGGTGGCCCATGGCGACTGTCGGCATTTGGGGGGTGAGCTGCGGCAGCTGCGCCAGATGCCGCCGGGTGGCCTCGATCAGGCGCTCAAGGATGGAGCTGGGAATGATGCCGTCGAGTACGGCGCGACCGAGTTCGGTCACGGCGCGGTTGCTGACGATGGCCTGCGCTAGGGCAGAGCCACTGGCTTCGATCCACTGACCCGTCACCGGCTCGAGATCGGCCCAGTTCCACTCGCCGGGCTCACCATGGGGTATCGCCATGCCCGCGCCGCGGAGGCGGGCTTCCAGCGCGGTCATGGAGGCTACCTGGTGCACGAAGATGGGCTTGCCGTCTTCTCCGGTGACCAAGATGGCGCCCAGTTCGGCAGCGTTATGGCCATGACCTTCCCAGATCCCTGTTTCGAGCATGGCGCCACCGGCGACGAAGCTGCCGATATGGAAATAGCCGAAACCCACCGGTCGCTCGGCCGGGTTGGCGAGAAACTCGCCCCAGCACGCCGCCGTGCCGTCATTGACCCACTGCACGTCCAACCCCGTCTCGGCCGCTAGACGATTGGGAACGCTGACCTGCTCCCAGAGCTGAGCCTGCGCTGTTGGAGCACCGAGTTCGGAAAGCCCATGGGGAAAGCGGCTTGGGCTCGCAACGCCCAGGCCCATCAAACGGCCCAGCTGGTCGGTGGTCATCTGGGCGCGCATCGCGTCGACCTCGGCGGCCGCCTCGGTAAAGATGGATTCGGCGTCTGGCCAGGGATGGGCCTTCCGCGCGCTGAACATCACTTCGCCCGAGAGCTTGAACAGCATCACCTCGAGCTGTCGCCAGCCGATATGGACGCCGAAGACGAAGGCGCCGTCCGGATCGATGAACAATGGCGTTGCGGGCTGTCCCCTGCGGCCGCGCAGCACCTCGCCCCGCATGACCAGTCGGCGCTCGATCAGATCGGCCAGAATACGCGAGGTCGTCTGCGGTCCAAGGCCTGAAAGCCGCGCCAGATCTGCATTGGAGGCGCCCGGATGCATGGCAATAAGGGTCAGCACGGCGCGTTCGTTGACTATTCGAACACCCGATTGAGCAAAACCGCGGGCCAGCGATTCGCCGGCCGATGCCGTTTGGTCCCTATCCATGGCGCGCACTTAATCGTGAGAGCGGGGGCGCTGCAAGCTTCATTGTTGGGGCGACACCGCGCAATTGCGAGACAGGCAAACGGATTGTTTACCCTAACGGGATGACAATCCCCTCCAACACCGGCGTGCCCCGCGGGGCTACGGAAGCCGGGACCCGACAAACGAGGGAATGAAAGCCTCCATGGCGATGCATATTCAGGGTGCTGGTTTGCCGACTGGGCGGATGCTGCTGATCGAGGGCGACGCAGCGCAGGCGCGCCTGATGGCGACCGCGCTCGTGCAAAGCCTTGCCCAAGCACCCGCGATTGTCCGCGCCGGCGGCGGGCGCCAGGCCGCCGAAATGCTGCGGGCCGAGAGCTTCGACATCATTCTCGCCGATCTGGCGAGCCTGGCCGATTTCAGCACCAGCACTGACGAAGCGGTGGCCCGGCTGGTGCGGTTGGCCGATGGCGCCCTCGTGGTCGCCATATCTGATGGCGCTTCGGTTTCGGCCGCAGTGAGCGCCATGCGCGCCGGCGCACACGACTATGTCGCCAAGCCGCTCAATGGACTGGCACTGGCCAACCGCATCGGTGAACTGGCCGAACGGCACGGCAAGGCACGCACATTGGGGCTGGAAGCCTGCCCGCCGCGCAACATCGCAGATTTTGCCGGCTTTATCGGCTCGTCGAGCGCCATGCAGTTCGTTTATGAACAGATCGGCCGGGTGGCGACGTCCTCGGCCCCGGTGTTCATCACCGGTGAAAGCGGCACCGGCAAGGATGTCTGCGCCGAGGCGCTCCACGCCAAGGGCCCCCGCGCGGGCAAGCGGCTGGTGGCCATCAACTGCGCCGCGATCCCGCGCGATCTGATGGAGAGCGAACTCTTCGGCGTGGCCCGCGGGGCGTTCACCGGCGCTCATGAAGACCGCAAAGGGGCAGCCGAACTCGCCGATGGCGGTACGCTCTTTCTCGATGAAGTGGGCGAGATGGACTTGTCGCTCCAGTCCAAGCTCCTGCGGTTCCTCCAGACCGGCACGCTCAGCCGCGTCGGCGAAGCGGGGGTGCGCAAGGTCGATGTGCGGGTGATCTGCGCCACCAACCGCAACCCGATGCAGCTCATCAGCGAGAAGAAGTTCCGCGAGGATCTGTTTTACCGCCTCCACGTCTTGCCCATCCACCTGCCGCCGCTGCGGCAGCGCCCCAGCGACGTCATGCAGCTCGCCCAGCATTTTCTCGAGCGTTATGCCAGCGAGGAGCACAAGCGGTTTGCCGGATTTTCGGCGGAAGCGGCGGCGGCGCTCACCGCGGCTGATTGGCCGGGCAATGTGCGGCAGCTGCAGAACCTGATTCGGCGGCTCGTCGTGATGTTTGATGGCGGCGAGATCGGTCGCGATATGCTGACCGCAGCCGACATCGAGTCGCGGACGGCGGCACCCAGTGAGCCGACTCCCCGCTTGGAACGGCGTGCCGGCGTGCTGCCGATGTGGCAGCAGGAGCAGCGCATCATCGAGGATGCGATTGCCAGTTTTGGCGGCAATATTTCGCTGGCCGCGGCAGCGCTCGAGATCAGCCCCTCTACCATCTATCGCAAGCGCCAGAGCTGGGCAGAACTGGCAGCCGCCAGCTAGGCCTTACGGCGTGCTGGCCTCACGCGAGCGCGCCCGGTCGAGCCCCAGATAGTGCTCGCGCAGAATGACCGCGACGCCGGATGCTACGATAATGGCAGCGCCGATCAGCATGGCCGGTGTCGGCACCTCGGAGAAGATCACGAGGCCGATGATGATGGTGAGCAGCAGCGAAGTATATTCGAAGGGCGCAATCACCGACATATCGGCATAGCGATAGCAGGAGGTGAGCAGCAATTGCCCAACGCCACCGGCAATGCCGGCCCCCACCAGAAGCGCCGCCTGTTCAGGAGTGGGCCACACCCATCCAAACGGCAGGGTCATCAGCGAGAGAACGCTGGCTGTGATAAAGAAATAGGTGGCGATCGTCTCGGTGCGCTCGGTCTGCACTAGGTGGCGCACCTGCATGATGGCGAAGGCGGAAAACACTGCCGCGCCGAACGATGCCAAGGCGCCGATGGTCTCTTCATTGCTGATCGATCCACCATTCGAGAGCACCGTCAACCGCGGCCAAAGGATGACCAAGACACCGGCGAGGCCCACCAGCACCACTGTCCAGCGGAAGACGTAAACGCGCTCCTTAAGCAGCAACGCGCTGAAAACAACGATCAAAAGGGGTGCGGCATAGCTGATCGCCGTGGTCTCGGGCAGCGGCAGTCGCGTTAGGGCAAAAAAGCCCAGACCCATAGAGGTGACGCCTACCAGACCTCGGACCACATGGCCCCAGGGGTTGCGCGTTTGCAGCGCTGTGCGCAGCTGGCGCTTCCATCCCAGATAGACGACCACTGGCAGGATAGCAAAAAACGAGCGGAAAAACACCATCTCCCCAGCGGGAATGGTGGCGGTGGCCTTGAGCTGGGTGGCCATGACCACAAAGCAGACCACCGAAAGCACCTTGAGCACGATCCCCCGCAGCGGCCCGGCAGCGGGACGTGCAGTCGTGTTTGATTGCGCGGGCGCCGGAGTGGTCACGAAAGCCTCGGGGAAGCGCCGCTCAGCGGCCGGATTGCTCCAGCTTTTCCTTGGCGATGCGAGCGGTCGCAAAGGCCTTGTGCTCGGGTCCGACGGCACTGCCGCTCTTGACGACCTTGCCGTCGGCGTCCTGAAGTTCCCAATGCCAGTTGGCGTTCGGGCCGCTGCCGCCCTTGAGGCGCAGCTTGATTTGAAGCGAGTTGTCCTGGGTCATGGCCGCCTTCTAGCAGAAGCAAAGGGATGCACAATCATTTAGATGAGCGACAGGCCGGAGTGGCGAAACACCCCCACCCGGCCTCCCCCTCACGAGGGGGAGGTGAAGGGGGCTTTGTGCCCAAGCCAGAGTGGAGAAATCCCTCCCCTGCCAGGGGGAGGAGAAGAGAGCTCCATGCAAGTAACCGAGTGGAGCGATCCCTCCCTCTCGTGAGGGGGAGGTTAGGTGGGGGTCTCTTACCCATTACGCCAATCTATCCACCTATCCCCCTCCCCAAAACCTCAGCTACACTCCCCTCCATTCCCCCGCAGGAGCGGCGCTGCAGCCACCAGACAGGCGGGTGGAACCACGGGACTTCGGGGAGATCGCCCCCGGAGTGGGTCCGAGCGGTGTTGGTCGGATATACGCCTCTCCCTGCCTGCTTGGGGAGACGCAACACCAGCTGGTCCGGCAAATTCCGGCTAACCCCGAGGCAAAGTCGTCTCACCTACTACAATCCCAAGAGACGGCGTCGCCTCGGGGTCCGCTCCACCTTTGAGCAACCGCGGGAGGCGGCGCTTTGGCACGACTAGATTTCGGTTTGCCGGTACTCCACCTTGTCACCCCAAAAAGCCACATAGTCGCGAATGGGCTCTACCAGGGGGCACGGCTCGGGATAGTACCAAGCCGCGTCCTCGGCCGTGGCGGTCAGGGTCTTGATCGTATAATAGTGCGCTTCACCCTTGTAGGGGCACGTGGTGCGGGTCTCCGACAGCTCGAGAATCCCCGGTTGGATGTTCTCGAGCGGGATATAGATCCGCAGCGGCGCGCCCGGCTCATCGAGTTCCAGGGCATTGGTGGAACTGGCGATTTCTGCGTCGTCAAAGAGAACATGGACCCGGCCCTGCGCTTTGCGGATCTTGATGTCCTTGTCCAAACATTGTTGCGTCATATATCCCTGCCAAGATGCGAATTACCAACGGAGCCTAACGCGTGATGCTGGCTCGAGGTTCACGCGATCTTGACTCCGTTCCGGCTCCCTCCTATATCCCCGGCACCGTGTTAGCACTCCCCTCCTCCGAGTGCTAACAGGGACGAAATTGCAGTCTAATGTGCCATAAGGAGCAATCATGGGCTTCCGTCCTCTTCACGACCGCGTCGTCGTGCGCCGCCTCGACAGCGAAGAAAAGACCAAGGGGGGTATCATCATCCCCGACACCGCCAAGGAAAAGCCCTCCGAGGGCGTGATCGTTTCCGTGGGCCCTGGTGCCCGTGATGATCAGGGCAAGATCGTCGCTCCCGACGTCAAGGCCGGCGATCGCGTGCTGTTCGGCAAGTGGAGCGGCACCGAGGTCAAGCTGAACGGCGAAGACCTGCTGATCATGAAAGAATCCGACATCATGGGCGTGGTCGAGGGCTAATAGCTCTCCCGCTCACCTCCCATTTCAACTCTACTGTTAAGGAGCGCCCTCCATGGCCGCTAAAGACGTAAAGTTCTCCACTGATGCTCGCGAGCGTATGCTGCGCGGTGTCAACATCCTCGCCAATGCGGTGAAGGTTACCCTCGGTCCAAAGGGCCGCAACGTCGTCATCGAAAAGTCCTTCGGTGCACCGCGCATCACCAAGGACGGCGTCACCGTCGCCAAGGAAATCGAACTGGAAGACAAGTTCGAGAACCTGGGCGCTCAGCTGCTGCGTTCGGTTGCCTCCAAGACCAACGACATTGCCGGTGACGGCACCACCACTGCGACCGTTCTGGGTCAGGCTATCGTGGTTGAGGGCGTCAAGGCTGTTGCCGCCGGCTTTAACCCGATGGATCTCAAGCGCGGCATCGACATGGCCGTTGCTGAAGTGGTCGAGAAGCTGAAGTCCTCTTCTTCCAAGATCAAGGACTCCTCGGAAGTTGCTCAGGTCGGCACCATCTCTGCCAATGGCGAGAGCGAAATCGGCGAGATGATCGCGCAGGCGATGCAGAAGGTCGGCAACGAGGGTGTCATCACCGTCGAGGAAGCCAAGACTGCCGAGACCGAGCTCGACGTCGTTGAAGGCATGCAGTTCGACCGCGGCTATCTCAGCCCCTACTTCGTGACCAATGCCGAGAAGATGACCGCCGTCCTTGAGGACCCGGTGATCCTGCTGCACGAAAAGAAGCTTTCCAACCTGCAGGCCATCCTGCCAATTCTTGAATCGGTTGTGCAGTCGCAGCGTCCGCTGCTGATCATCGCCGAGGACATCGAGGGTGAAGCCCTTGCAACCCTCGTCGTGAACCGTCTGCGCGGCGGCCTCAAGGTCGCAGCCGTCAAGGCTCCTGGCTTCGGCGATCGCCGCAAGGCAATGCTCGAAGACATCGCCATCCTGACCGGTGGCCAGGTGATCTCGGAAGATCTCGGCATCAAGCTCGAGAACGTGACCATCGACATGCTCGGCACTGCCAAGCGCGTTGAGATCACTAAGGAGAACACCACCATCGTCGATGGTGCCGGCTCCCAGGAAGACATCCAGGGTCGCGTTGGCCAGATCAAGGCACAGATCGAGGAAACCACCTCGGACTACGACAAGGAAAAGCTGCAGGAACGTCTGGCCAAGTTGGCGGGTGGTGTTGCCGTCATCCGCGTCGGCGGCTCCACGGAAGTGGAAGTCAAGGAGCGCAAGGACCGCGTCGATGACGCCCTGAACGCTACCCGCGCTGCCGTTGAAGAAGGCATCGTTCCCGGTGGCGGCGTCGCACTGCTGCGCGCTTCGCACAACATGACCGTCAAGGGTGCCAATGCCGATCAGGACGCTGGTATTGCCATCGTTCGCCGTGCCCTGCAGGAGCCAGTTCGCTGCATCGCCAACAATGCCGGTGCCGAAGGCTCCGTGGTTGTCGGCAAGATCCTCGAGAACTCGGCAGCTTCGTTCGGCTACAACGCCGCAACTGGCGAGTATGGCGACCTTGTTGCCCTGGGCGTCATCGACCCCGTTAAGGTGGTCCGTACCGCTCTCCAGGACGCAGCTTCGGTTGCTTCGCTCCTGATCACCACCGAGGCGCTCATTGCCGAGCTGCCCAAGGATGCTGCTCCGGCTATGCCGGGCGGCGGTGGCATGGGCGGCATGGGTGGCATGGACTTCTAAGAAGTCCGGCGCTCACAAAGCTTCGGGGTTCGTTTCTTCCCAGTCACGAACCCCACGAGAAAGGCGCGGTGTCACCACCGCGCCTTTTTGTTATCCCCGTCGCAGCTCAATGCGCTAAACTCGCTCTAAATGCGCAACCCGTTGGGGGGACGAACGAGTGGGCCTCTCGATGATGAGTTCTACAGCGTCTCAGCCAAAGAACAGCAGCCGCGCCGCAAGAATGATGGAAATCAGCACTACCAGTGGCCGGATGATCTTGGCGCCGTAACGGATGCCGGTGCGTGCCCCGATATAGCCGCCCGCGAGTTGTCCGGCTGCCATGGCGAGGGCCGCAGGCCAGACGACGTCACCGGCGGGAATGAAGACGGTCAGGGCTGCCAGGTTCGAGGTCAGGTTCAGCACCTTGGTGTTTCCCGACGCTCGGGTGAGCCCCAGCCCAAACAGCATCACAAAGCCGATGGCGAAGAACGATCCCGTACCGGGCCCGAAAATGCCGTCATAGAAGCCAATGACGAGTCCAAGCACCGGAACCAACAGCCGAAAGGGAAGTCGAGCCGCCTTGTCCACATCAGACAGGTTGGGGGCAAAGAGGAAGTAAAGGGCAATGCCGATCAGCGCGACGGGGACAGCGATGTTGAGCAGGCTTGTGTCAATCTGCCGGACGATCATCGCACCCAGGAAACTGCCCGCATAGGTCAGGGCGATGGCGGGCAGCAGCGCCTTGAGGGAAACAAAGCCACCGCGCCAATACGTCGCCGCAGCCATGGCGGTGCCAAACACCGACTGGAACTTGTTGGTGGCAAGCGCTGCCACTGGTGGCAGCCCTGCGGACAGGAGTGCCGGCAAGGCGATCATGCCGCCGCCGCCGGCGATGGCATCGACAAAGCCCGCGAGCAGGCCCACACCGGCCAGCGCCAAAAGAACGAGGGGGTCGAGCATGATTTACTCTGGTTGGTGCGGCGGAGCGGCCTCGGTCACGCGCCGTTCGGGGAAGGGAATGTTGATCATGGACGACATAAAGCCCCGCCACGGCTGCGCCATAGCCCCGCTCCGGAACTGCGACAAAGGGTTAGATTTTGACCTTCAATTTGAGCTGCCCAAGCAGTTGGTCCCGCAGCTTTGTCTGCTCCGGGCTCCATTCCGCGGTGCGGGAGACGGCAAGGCAGGCCTGGCTCTGCAGCATGACGCCATCCTCAAGCACGCGCAGTCCGTTGGCCGCCAGAGTGGAACCGGTCGTGGTGATGTCGACGATGATGTCAGCAACGCCCGACGCTGGCGCAGCCTCGGTAGCGCCGAGGCTTTCGACGGTACGGTATTCAGCGATGCCCGCCCGGGCGAAATGCTGGC from Devosia sp. RR2S18 includes:
- a CDS encoding bifunctional riboflavin kinase/FAD synthetase, whose amino-acid sequence is MSDFLRLLDLEKVPAQMRGAFVAIGNFDGFHRGHQSVVETLKARASAAGVPAVVLTFEPHPRDVFAPSPFMFRLTEGNEKAKLAEAFGLDGIVILPFTRDFSQIEAEDFVQRFLVDALGASGVIVGSDFHFGRQRRGTPNFLKEAGQRHGFAVDTLSLTDEGDEPISSSRIRAALSEGAVSAANRLLGYHWFFDGCVVKGDQRGRELGYPTANTTTHVGFQLAQGVYAVRARIGNRLLDGVAAYGKPMFNNQRPPFETHLFDFDEDIYGQTISVALIGHIRGQEVFSGLDDLIAAMDRDSRKARDLLAAAVPLSGLDRKLGFFG
- a CDS encoding TIGR01459 family HAD-type hydrolase; this encodes MTAALPSISGLSDLAGRYDAVLSDVWGVVHNGLEAFPTAVEALVEFRKAGGVVVLITNAPRPSGPIVDMLDRLGVPRTAYDGIVSSGDATRTMIAKYRGRAIHHVGPPTEDDALYEGLGVRRTGADEAEVVVVTDLDTDDDTPETYRERARLWLDRKLPMICANPDRVVEHGDKIIYCGGALGDLYAAMGGMVHMAGKPYQPIYEEAYRLAQEAAGKPLDKSRLLAIGDSVRTDATGAAQFGMDLLFVTGSIHAAELDAFGKPDPQAIADLVAPSRAHMAGFLPRLAW
- a CDS encoding DMT family transporter codes for the protein MTTPAPAQSNTTARPAAGPLRGIVLKVLSVVCFVVMATQLKATATIPAGEMVFFRSFFAILPVVVYLGWKRQLRTALQTRNPWGHVVRGLVGVTSMGLGFFALTRLPLPETTAISYAAPLLIVVFSALLLKERVYVFRWTVVLVGLAGVLVILWPRLTVLSNGGSISNEETIGALASFGAAVFSAFAIMQVRHLVQTERTETIATYFFITASVLSLMTLPFGWVWPTPEQAALLVGAGIAGGVGQLLLTSCYRYADMSVIAPFEYTSLLLTIIIGLVIFSEVPTPAMLIGAAIIVASGVAVILREHYLGLDRARSREASTP
- a CDS encoding TSUP family transporter: MLDPLVLLALAGVGLLAGFVDAIAGGGGMIALPALLSAGLPPVAALATNKFQSVFGTAMAAATYWRGGFVSLKALLPAIALTYAGSFLGAMIVRQIDTSLLNIAVPVALIGIALYFLFAPNLSDVDKAARLPFRLLVPVLGLVIGFYDGIFGPGTGSFFAIGFVMLFGLGLTRASGNTKVLNLTSNLAALTVFIPAGDVVWPAALAMAAGQLAGGYIGARTGIRYGAKIIRPLVVLISIILAARLLFFG
- a CDS encoding EAL domain-containing protein; the protein is MQALVYTLIGLAAAAIGATAYFGLTFTPAESILCAIVFGCVCFVLLERTLRQRAEARLEKAIEDLSRLLATDAQAGAVLGQRINALSDINAGSRLEGVEADISVLGTVIRQVAEAVAEMEEKVTQPARGGAHAVHTSVLVPPVPEREPIISTEALRQALAQNRLIYHIQPLVSLPQRRTQAYELVPRLMLEDGDLAEAADFLPRRGAVDLVSLVEGVALVEAVTLARRARSAGKAVSFYIPLTRASLSEKASAEQVMASLEANRAIASSLIFLVPEREWTEFTTAERAIADSIAKKGARFSIDRITTLRVNVAELAAQGVQSLRIDAASFIATPEAFTDFHASDIAGYLARFEVKLVGTGISGEGQIVELIDDGITLAQGPHIAPPGPIRPDLFLEAVPQLRRVEA
- a CDS encoding ROK family transcriptional regulator codes for the protein MDRDQTASAGESLARGFAQSGVRIVNERAVLTLIAMHPGASNADLARLSGLGPQTTSRILADLIERRLVMRGEVLRGRRGQPATPLFIDPDGAFVFGVHIGWRQLEVMLFKLSGEVMFSARKAHPWPDAESIFTEAAAEVDAMRAQMTTDQLGRLMGLGVASPSRFPHGLSELGAPTAQAQLWEQVSVPNRLAAETGLDVQWVNDGTAACWGEFLANPAERPVGFGYFHIGSFVAGGAMLETGIWEGHGHNAAELGAILVTGEDGKPIFVHQVASMTALEARLRGAGMAIPHGEPGEWNWADLEPVTGQWIEASGSALAQAIVSNRAVTELGRAVLDGIIPSSILERLIEATRRHLAQLPQLTPQMPTVAMGHLGPSAAATGAAKLVLYRKLFSRDWDKLAT
- the groL gene encoding chaperonin GroEL (60 kDa chaperone family; promotes refolding of misfolded polypeptides especially under stressful conditions; forms two stacked rings of heptamers to form a barrel-shaped 14mer; ends can be capped by GroES; misfolded proteins enter the barrel where they are refolded when GroES binds), with translation MAAKDVKFSTDARERMLRGVNILANAVKVTLGPKGRNVVIEKSFGAPRITKDGVTVAKEIELEDKFENLGAQLLRSVASKTNDIAGDGTTTATVLGQAIVVEGVKAVAAGFNPMDLKRGIDMAVAEVVEKLKSSSSKIKDSSEVAQVGTISANGESEIGEMIAQAMQKVGNEGVITVEEAKTAETELDVVEGMQFDRGYLSPYFVTNAEKMTAVLEDPVILLHEKKLSNLQAILPILESVVQSQRPLLIIAEDIEGEALATLVVNRLRGGLKVAAVKAPGFGDRRKAMLEDIAILTGGQVISEDLGIKLENVTIDMLGTAKRVEITKENTTIVDGAGSQEDIQGRVGQIKAQIEETTSDYDKEKLQERLAKLAGGVAVIRVGGSTEVEVKERKDRVDDALNATRAAVEEGIVPGGGVALLRASHNMTVKGANADQDAGIAIVRRALQEPVRCIANNAGAEGSVVVGKILENSAASFGYNAATGEYGDLVALGVIDPVKVVRTALQDAASVASLLITTEALIAELPKDAAPAMPGGGGMGGMGGMDF
- a CDS encoding sigma-54-dependent transcriptional regulator, which gives rise to MAMHIQGAGLPTGRMLLIEGDAAQARLMATALVQSLAQAPAIVRAGGGRQAAEMLRAESFDIILADLASLADFSTSTDEAVARLVRLADGALVVAISDGASVSAAVSAMRAGAHDYVAKPLNGLALANRIGELAERHGKARTLGLEACPPRNIADFAGFIGSSSAMQFVYEQIGRVATSSAPVFITGESGTGKDVCAEALHAKGPRAGKRLVAINCAAIPRDLMESELFGVARGAFTGAHEDRKGAAELADGGTLFLDEVGEMDLSLQSKLLRFLQTGTLSRVGEAGVRKVDVRVICATNRNPMQLISEKKFREDLFYRLHVLPIHLPPLRQRPSDVMQLAQHFLERYASEEHKRFAGFSAEAAAALTAADWPGNVRQLQNLIRRLVVMFDGGEIGRDMLTAADIESRTAAPSEPTPRLERRAGVLPMWQQEQRIIEDAIASFGGNISLAAAALEISPSTIYRKRQSWAELAAAS
- a CDS encoding co-chaperone GroES: MGFRPLHDRVVVRRLDSEEKTKGGIIIPDTAKEKPSEGVIVSVGPGARDDQGKIVAPDVKAGDRVLFGKWSGTEVKLNGEDLLIMKESDIMGVVEG
- a CDS encoding DUF427 domain-containing protein, with product MTQQCLDKDIKIRKAQGRVHVLFDDAEIASSTNALELDEPGAPLRIYIPLENIQPGILELSETRTTCPYKGEAHYYTIKTLTATAEDAAWYYPEPCPLVEPIRDYVAFWGDKVEYRQTEI